In Virgibacillus sp. NKC19-16, a single genomic region encodes these proteins:
- a CDS encoding cell division protein FtsQ/DivIB encodes MSKKKVVSIEDRIPKLKQARKKKANRRLIFYLSIFFVLISIIVYLQSPLSHIKTINVTGNSFLKDEEVIEQSELTTQTNIWTIDKSNITTTLADNPIIESAEVKRNFPWAVDIQLTEYDRVGYVKEENSFYPILGNGTTLNEIEQESINGDAPLIVDFTEEEYLHRMTKELQELPETILNLISEIHWKPTDENQNEILLYMNDGFLVNGTIRNFADKMQVYPSIVSQLDPESEGIIHIGVGAYFESFDDEGEEEEQENE; translated from the coding sequence ATGAGCAAAAAAAAAGTTGTTTCAATAGAGGATCGCATTCCAAAGTTGAAACAAGCACGTAAAAAAAAGGCAAATCGACGTTTAATATTTTATCTATCTATTTTTTTCGTTTTAATTTCAATTATTGTCTATCTGCAATCACCGTTAAGTCATATTAAAACAATTAATGTAACAGGAAATTCATTTTTGAAAGATGAAGAAGTAATTGAACAAAGTGAATTAACAACCCAAACGAATATTTGGACAATTGACAAGTCAAATATAACAACAACATTAGCGGATAACCCGATCATTGAATCTGCTGAGGTGAAAAGGAATTTTCCATGGGCAGTAGATATTCAACTAACGGAATACGACAGAGTAGGATATGTTAAAGAGGAAAACAGTTTCTATCCAATTTTAGGAAACGGAACAACATTAAATGAAATAGAACAAGAGAGTATCAATGGTGATGCTCCACTGATTGTAGACTTTACGGAAGAGGAATATTTACATAGGATGACTAAGGAACTCCAGGAGTTACCTGAAACTATCTTAAATTTAATTTCCGAAATTCATTGGAAACCAACAGATGAAAATCAGAATGAAATACTGCTTTATATGAATGATGGTTTTCTGGTAAATGGGACAATCAGAAACTTTGCTGATAAAATGCAAGTCTATCCTTCTATTGTTTCTCAATTAGATCCGGAAAGTGAAGGAATTATTCATATTGGTGTTGGTGCTTATTTTGAATCATTTGATGACGAAGGCGAGGAAGAGGAGCAAGAGAATGAATAG
- the ftsA gene encoding cell division protein FtsA has protein sequence MNNSDVLVSLDIGTTKIKVIIGEVLNDSLNIIGVGTAKSNGMKKGAIVDIDQTVHSIRNAVEQAERMVGMQIDSVVVGINGSHIQLQSCHGVVAVQSENREIGDEDIARVIDGAQVVSIPPEREIIDVIPKQFIVDGLDEINDPRGMIGVRLEMEGTIITCSKTVLHNTLKCVERANLQVSDICLQPLAAGTIALSDDEKNMGVALIDVGGGCSTVSIFENDHLASTSVVNLGGDNITKDLSIGLRTSTEEAEDIKLNYGHAFYDTAREDETFEASIIGSNTRQSYNQLQISDMIEARMEEIYAFAEREIRRMGYQELPGGYVLTGGTMAMPGVSELAQDLFHSNVRIAIPDYIGVREPQFTAGVGILQFAYRNAKIQGKELFPSVIENTNEQKPKRTKKQSKSNEPKEKKKKESGIANLFKYFFD, from the coding sequence TTGAATAACAGTGACGTACTAGTTAGTCTTGATATAGGGACAACAAAAATCAAAGTAATTATTGGAGAAGTTTTAAATGATTCACTGAATATTATTGGTGTTGGTACTGCCAAATCTAATGGTATGAAAAAAGGTGCTATTGTTGATATTGACCAAACAGTACACTCGATCAGAAATGCTGTAGAACAGGCAGAGCGTATGGTTGGAATGCAGATTGACAGTGTTGTCGTAGGTATTAATGGGAGCCATATACAATTGCAATCCTGTCACGGGGTGGTAGCTGTTCAAAGTGAAAATCGCGAAATTGGTGATGAGGATATTGCAAGGGTAATTGATGGAGCACAAGTTGTGTCCATACCACCGGAACGGGAAATTATTGATGTTATACCTAAGCAGTTTATCGTTGATGGTTTAGATGAAATCAATGACCCGAGAGGCATGATAGGCGTTCGTTTAGAAATGGAAGGGACGATTATTACTTGTTCTAAAACTGTTTTACATAATACGTTAAAATGTGTTGAACGTGCGAATTTACAAGTGTCCGACATTTGCCTGCAGCCGCTTGCAGCAGGAACTATCGCCTTGTCTGATGACGAGAAGAATATGGGTGTGGCCCTTATTGATGTTGGTGGAGGATGTTCTACTGTTTCCATATTTGAGAATGATCATTTAGCATCTACAAGTGTTGTTAATTTAGGTGGGGATAATATAACAAAAGATTTATCCATCGGCTTAAGAACATCTACGGAAGAAGCAGAGGACATAAAATTAAATTATGGACATGCATTTTATGATACTGCCCGTGAAGATGAAACATTTGAAGCTTCTATTATTGGAAGCAATACGAGACAATCCTATAATCAACTGCAAATATCTGATATGATTGAAGCAAGAATGGAAGAAATTTATGCTTTTGCGGAAAGAGAAATTCGAAGAATGGGCTACCAGGAATTACCTGGTGGATATGTGCTAACAGGTGGAACAATGGCAATGCCGGGTGTTTCCGAGCTTGCACAGGATTTATTTCATTCGAATGTGCGTATTGCCATCCCGGATTACATCGGTGTAAGGGAACCACAGTTTACAGCTGGGGTAGGAATATTGCAATTTGCTTATCGTAATGCGAAAATACAAGGTAAAGAATTATTCCCTTCTGTTATTGAAAATACCAATGAACAGAAACCGAAACGAACCAAAAAACAGTCAAAATCAAATGAACCGAAGGAAAAAAAGAAGAAGGAATCCGGAATTGCTAATTTGTTTAAATATTTCTTTGACTAG
- the ftsZ gene encoding cell division protein FtsZ has product MLEFDTNMEELASIKVIGVGGGGNNAVNRMIEHGVEGVEFIAVNTDSQALNLSKAEVKVQIGSKLTRGLGAGANPDVGKKAAEESKEQLEEVLQGADMIFVTAGMGGGTGTGGASVIAQTAKDLGALTVGVVTRPFSFEGKRRSTQAITGIDDLKSNVDTLIVIPNDRLLEIVDKNTPMLEAFREADNVLRQGVQGISDLIAKPGLINVDFADVKTIMTDKGSALMGIGIATGETRASEAAKKAISSPLLETSIDGAHGILMNITGGTNLSLYEVQEAADLVTSAADNEVNVIFGSVINENLNDEIIVTVIATGFDETTQKEERKQQRPVINHKQQAATRDNDDMQRETNQQQQQQQQRPKQEEETLDIPTFLRNRNRRR; this is encoded by the coding sequence ATGTTAGAGTTTGATACAAATATGGAAGAACTAGCTTCAATTAAAGTGATCGGTGTAGGCGGTGGCGGTAATAATGCGGTCAACCGCATGATAGAGCATGGTGTTGAAGGCGTTGAATTTATCGCTGTCAATACGGATTCACAAGCATTAAATCTATCTAAAGCTGAAGTAAAAGTACAAATTGGTAGTAAGCTAACACGAGGATTAGGTGCAGGGGCGAACCCCGATGTCGGGAAAAAAGCGGCTGAAGAAAGTAAAGAGCAACTCGAAGAAGTATTACAAGGTGCAGATATGATCTTTGTCACAGCAGGAATGGGTGGAGGCACAGGAACGGGAGGCGCTTCCGTTATTGCACAAACTGCCAAAGACCTAGGAGCACTAACAGTTGGAGTTGTAACACGTCCATTTTCTTTTGAAGGCAAGAGACGATCCACACAAGCGATAACGGGAATTGATGATTTGAAAAGCAATGTCGATACATTAATTGTTATACCTAATGATCGCCTGCTGGAAATCGTTGATAAAAATACCCCGATGTTGGAAGCGTTTCGTGAAGCGGATAATGTCCTAAGGCAAGGTGTGCAAGGTATTTCCGATCTAATTGCTAAACCAGGTTTGATTAATGTTGATTTTGCAGACGTGAAAACAATCATGACTGATAAAGGGTCAGCATTGATGGGAATTGGTATTGCAACTGGAGAAACACGTGCCTCTGAAGCTGCGAAAAAAGCAATTTCTTCACCATTACTGGAAACTTCTATTGATGGAGCACATGGTATTTTAATGAATATTACAGGCGGTACAAATCTCAGCTTGTATGAAGTTCAGGAAGCTGCTGATTTAGTAACTTCTGCTGCAGATAATGAAGTAAATGTTATCTTCGGTTCCGTTATTAATGAAAACTTAAATGATGAAATTATTGTAACGGTGATTGCGACAGGATTTGACGAGACCACGCAAAAAGAAGAAAGGAAACAACAGCGTCCCGTAATCAATCATAAACAGCAAGCCGCCACCAGAGATAATGATGATATGCAGAGAGAAACGAATCAGCAACAGCAACAACAGCAACAACGTCCGAAACAAGAGGAAGAAACATTGGATATACCTACATTTCTAAGAAATCGTAACCGTAGAAGATAA
- the spoIIGA gene encoding sigma-E processing peptidase SpoIIGA has product MKIIVIFLAERKNVVTIYLDAVWTLNFFLDMMLLMLTQALARDSTRKIRIIIGAFIASLLVPINIYFPDSFFSSVAGKFLYSVIIILCAFGFLSIYRMMKLLLLFYFTTFAIGGGLIAIHFLLQSPIGVSTNGILTFNSGYGDPISWIFVVIGFPLVWLFTKGRMDKHAVDKIRYDQLYPVTIQLKNKSYSTTGYIDSGNQLVDPLTKKPVIICDELFLKQWFTENDWKLLKSANKELDFEKIPKEWESSIQIVPYRGVQGGSNFLFAMRPDQLIVYYGEQKIVTSKLLIGIQFAALTKDQSYHCLLQPQIITTAAVHSA; this is encoded by the coding sequence ATGAAAATAATAGTAATTTTTTTGGCAGAAAGGAAGAATGTGGTGACCATCTATCTTGATGCTGTCTGGACATTGAATTTTTTTCTGGACATGATGCTTTTAATGCTCACACAGGCTTTGGCAAGAGACAGCACAAGAAAAATCAGAATAATAATTGGAGCTTTTATCGCTTCACTGCTTGTACCAATAAATATCTATTTTCCAGATTCATTTTTTAGCAGTGTTGCTGGAAAGTTTCTATACTCTGTCATTATTATTTTATGTGCGTTTGGTTTTTTAAGTATTTATCGGATGATGAAATTACTCCTGTTATTTTATTTTACTACTTTTGCAATAGGGGGTGGATTAATAGCAATACATTTTCTATTACAAAGTCCGATTGGTGTATCTACAAATGGAATTCTAACGTTTAATAGCGGATATGGGGATCCGATTAGCTGGATTTTTGTCGTTATTGGGTTCCCTTTGGTGTGGTTATTCACAAAGGGTCGTATGGACAAGCATGCAGTGGATAAAATTCGTTACGACCAACTCTATCCGGTTACAATTCAATTAAAAAATAAGAGCTATTCAACAACTGGATATATTGATAGTGGAAACCAATTAGTTGATCCATTAACAAAAAAACCAGTAATTATTTGTGATGAATTATTTTTAAAGCAATGGTTTACGGAAAATGATTGGAAGCTGCTAAAGTCTGCGAACAAGGAACTTGATTTTGAAAAAATCCCAAAAGAATGGGAAAGCTCTATTCAAATTGTGCCATACCGGGGAGTACAAGGCGGAAGCAACTTTCTGTTTGCGATGAGGCCAGATCAGCTCATTGTATACTACGGCGAACAGAAAATTGTAACAAGTAAACTATTAATCGGCATTCAGTTTGCCGCGTTAACGAAAGATCAAAGCTATCATTGTTTACTTCAACCGCAAATTATAACAACAGCAGCTGTACATTCTGCATAA
- the sigE gene encoding RNA polymerase sporulation sigma factor SigE, whose translation MKSWKLGLRLQWYKILIKLGVKSEEIYYIGGSEALPPPLSKQEEAELLELLPKGDQAARALLIERNLRLVVYIARKFENTGINIEDLISIGTIGLIKGVNTFNPEKKIKLATYASRCIENEILMYLRRNNKLKSEISFDEPLNIDWDGNELLLSDVLGTDEDIITKNLETKVDKSLLKDALSQLNAREKQIMELRFGLIGEEEKTQKDVADMLGISQSYISRLEKKIIRRLKKEFNKMV comes from the coding sequence TTGAAATCATGGAAATTAGGTCTGCGCTTACAGTGGTATAAAATTTTAATCAAACTTGGCGTTAAATCTGAGGAAATTTATTATATAGGTGGAAGTGAGGCTCTGCCACCACCTCTTTCCAAACAAGAAGAGGCAGAGTTGCTGGAATTATTACCTAAAGGAGATCAGGCTGCAAGAGCACTTTTAATTGAGCGAAATTTACGGTTAGTTGTTTATATCGCAAGGAAATTTGAAAATACAGGGATAAATATAGAAGATCTAATAAGTATTGGTACTATTGGCCTTATAAAAGGTGTTAATACGTTTAACCCCGAGAAAAAAATCAAACTGGCTACCTATGCATCCAGATGTATTGAAAATGAAATTTTAATGTATTTACGGAGGAATAATAAATTAAAATCAGAAATATCCTTTGATGAACCTTTAAACATTGATTGGGACGGGAATGAGCTATTATTGTCAGATGTACTTGGAACAGATGAGGATATTATTACGAAAAATCTGGAAACAAAAGTGGACAAAAGTTTACTTAAGGATGCCTTGTCGCAATTAAATGCTCGCGAAAAGCAAATTATGGAATTACGGTTTGGATTAATTGGGGAAGAAGAAAAAACACAGAAGGATGTAGCAGATATGTTAGGTATTTCACAATCTTATATTTCACGTTTAGAAAAAAAGATTATAAGGCGACTTAAAAAAGAATTTAATAAAATGGTTTAG
- the sigG gene encoding RNA polymerase sporulation sigma factor SigG — protein MTRHKVEICGVDTSKLPVLKNEEMRKLFVKMQEGDGESAREELVNGNLRLVLSVIQRFNNRGEYVDDLFQVGCIGLMKSIDNFDLSHNVRFSTYAVPMIIGEIRRYLRDNNPIRVSRSLRDIAYKALQVREKLISKTSKEPTPVEIAEEMGIPHSEIVFAMDAIQDPVSLYEPIYNDGGDPIFVLDQISDEKDKDSTWADKLSLKEGMYQLNEREEMILNKRFFQGKTQMEVADEIGISQAQVSRLEKAAISQMNKQMFE, from the coding sequence ATGACAAGGCATAAGGTTGAGATATGTGGTGTTGATACATCGAAACTACCTGTATTAAAAAATGAAGAAATGCGCAAGTTGTTTGTAAAAATGCAAGAAGGGGACGGGGAGTCTGCACGTGAAGAACTGGTAAATGGAAACCTGCGTCTCGTATTAAGTGTCATTCAACGATTTAATAATCGTGGTGAATATGTTGATGATTTATTTCAAGTAGGCTGTATTGGCTTAATGAAATCCATTGACAACTTTGACTTATCACATAATGTTAGATTTTCGACATATGCTGTTCCAATGATTATCGGTGAAATAAGACGTTATTTAAGAGATAACAATCCGATTCGGGTATCGAGATCCTTACGTGATATAGCTTATAAAGCATTGCAAGTAAGGGAAAAATTAATTAGCAAAACATCAAAGGAACCTACACCAGTGGAGATTGCCGAAGAGATGGGCATCCCACATTCCGAAATTGTGTTTGCAATGGATGCTATTCAAGATCCTGTATCATTATATGAACCAATTTATAATGATGGAGGGGATCCCATATTTGTTTTGGATCAGATAAGTGATGAAAAAGATAAGGATTCTACATGGGCAGATAAACTTTCCTTAAAGGAAGGTATGTACCAGTTGAACGAAAGAGAAGAGATGATATTAAATAAACGTTTTTTCCAAGGGAAAACCCAAATGGAAGTAGCTGATGAAATCGGTATTTCACAAGCCCAGGTCTCCCGCCTGGAAAAAGCCGCCATCAGCCAGATGAATAAGCAAATGTTTGAATAA
- a CDS encoding YlmC/YmxH family sporulation protein: MIKLSELQTKEVIVIDDGSRLGHISDLEIDKDRGKILAIVIILKEKKSGMFGKPDELIIHWEQIVRVGADVILVKEVQHPELYAEPFVNE; this comes from the coding sequence ATGATAAAATTATCCGAATTGCAAACGAAAGAGGTTATTGTTATTGATGATGGAAGTAGACTTGGGCATATATCCGATTTGGAAATTGATAAAGACAGAGGTAAAATACTTGCTATTGTAATTATTTTAAAGGAAAAGAAAAGCGGGATGTTTGGAAAGCCGGACGAATTGATTATTCATTGGGAGCAAATTGTAAGGGTTGGCGCGGATGTCATTCTTGTTAAAGAGGTACAACATCCAGAGTTGTATGCAGAGCCTTTTGTAAATGAATAA